A window from Aliamphritea hakodatensis encodes these proteins:
- the coaD gene encoding pantetheine-phosphate adenylyltransferase: MNTAVYPGTFDPITNGHNDLIERASRIFDRVIVAVAASPKKAPLLPLDERVELAKVVTSHLDNVEVVGFNCLLAELVTQHDANIILRGLRAVSDFEYEFQLANMNRHLAPAAESLFLTPAEHLSFISSTLIREIASLGGDVEQFVHPTVNQALKNRFGH, encoded by the coding sequence ATGAACACTGCGGTATACCCGGGTACTTTTGACCCGATTACAAACGGACACAACGACCTGATCGAGCGGGCTTCCCGTATATTCGACCGGGTAATCGTTGCGGTTGCGGCAAGCCCGAAGAAGGCACCATTACTGCCGTTAGATGAACGTGTTGAGTTAGCAAAGGTTGTTACCAGCCACCTCGACAATGTCGAAGTCGTTGGCTTCAACTGCCTGCTTGCAGAACTGGTCACCCAGCATGACGCCAATATTATCCTGCGTGGGTTAAGAGCAGTCTCTGACTTTGAATACGAGTTCCAGCTGGCCAATATGAACCGCCATCTGGCACCTGCCGCTGAGAGCCTTTTTCTTACACCGGCAGAACATTTATCTTTCATCTCCTCTACCCTTATAAGGGAAATCGCGAGCCTGGGAGGAGATGTAGAACAATTTGTGCACCCAACGGTTAATCAGGCACTGAAGAACCGTTTCGGGCACTAA
- a CDS encoding YfhL family 4Fe-4S dicluster ferredoxin, with protein sequence MSLIITDECINCDVCEPECPNEAITPGDEIYEIDPKKCTECVGHYDTPQCVEVCPVDCIPKDPDHVESEDQLMEKYKQLTGQ encoded by the coding sequence ATGTCATTAATCATCACAGATGAATGCATAAACTGTGACGTATGCGAGCCAGAGTGCCCGAACGAGGCAATCACTCCGGGCGACGAAATCTACGAAATCGATCCGAAGAAATGTACTGAGTGTGTCGGCCACTATGACACTCCGCAGTGTGTTGAAGTATGCCCCGTTGACTGTATCCCTAAAGATCCGGATCACGTTGAGTCTGAAGACCAGCTGATGGAAAAGTACAAGCAGCTGACCGGCCAGTAA